One genomic region from Amycolatopsis sp. FBCC-B4732 encodes:
- a CDS encoding alpha-E domain-containing protein: protein MLARNAESLYWIGRYVERADDTSRILNVSVHQLLEDATVDPDHASRQLLAVLGIDTLDGEPLDVWKLTELVAYAKDNPASIVGSINSARENTRGAREVVSTELWECLNATWNAVPDRQRYARRAGPHAFLSFVEERAAMFAGLADSTMSRDDGWLFMVLGRSIERADMVVRLLLSRVADRASSPGWITVLRSAGAQDTYLRTYRGALDAGRVVQFLLRDTLFPRSVFHALRQAEDCLQRLDPGGGARSNEKSEALRELGRARSELEFLRPSDLLTDLPRRLGALQTSIREIGEAVSLQYFSTSPWVAWSGAEVSL from the coding sequence ATGCTGGCACGCAACGCGGAATCGCTGTACTGGATCGGCCGGTACGTCGAACGCGCCGACGACACCTCCCGCATCCTCAACGTCTCGGTCCACCAGCTGCTGGAGGACGCGACCGTCGACCCGGACCACGCGAGCCGGCAGCTGCTGGCCGTGCTGGGCATCGACACCCTCGACGGCGAGCCCCTCGACGTCTGGAAGCTGACCGAGCTGGTGGCGTACGCGAAGGACAACCCCGCGTCGATCGTCGGCTCGATCAACTCGGCGCGGGAGAACACCCGCGGCGCGCGCGAAGTCGTCTCGACCGAGCTGTGGGAATGCCTGAACGCGACGTGGAACGCGGTGCCGGACCGGCAGCGCTACGCGCGGCGCGCCGGGCCGCACGCGTTCCTGTCGTTCGTGGAGGAGCGCGCGGCGATGTTCGCCGGCCTCGCCGACTCGACGATGTCGCGCGACGACGGCTGGCTGTTCATGGTGCTCGGCCGCTCGATCGAACGCGCCGACATGGTCGTGCGGCTGCTGCTGTCCCGGGTCGCGGACCGCGCGTCTTCGCCCGGCTGGATCACGGTGCTGCGCTCGGCCGGCGCGCAGGACACGTACCTGCGGACGTACCGGGGCGCGCTCGACGCCGGCCGCGTCGTGCAGTTCCTGTTGCGGGACACGCTGTTCCCGCGCTCGGTGTTCCACGCGCTGCGCCAGGCCGAGGACTGCCTCCAGCGGCTCGACCCGGGCGGCGGCGCGCGCAGCAACGAGAAGTCCGAGGCACTGCGCGAGCTCGGCCGGGCCCGCAGTGAGCTGGAGTTCCTCCGCCCGTCGGACCTGCTGACCGACCTGCCGCGGCGGCTCGGGGCGTTGCAGACGTCGATCCGGGAGATCGGCGAAGCGGTGTCGTTGCAGTACTTCAGCACGTCGCCGTGGGTGGCGTGGAGCGGTGCGGAGGTTTCGCTGTGA
- a CDS encoding circularly permuted type 2 ATP-grasp protein, with protein MSFMNATPPRLPPSGRRARKATTSRIARPGARFEGYLSPERPHAGAYDEMFAVDGTVRGPYRALYESIAALDAHDLNSRSAALDRAMVDQGITFSLSGQERPFPLDLVPRVIQAAEWTKLERGVAQRVRALEAFLADVYGDRQILRDGVLPRRLITSCEHFHREAFGITPPNGVRIHVSGVDLVRDEEGTFRVLEDNLRNPSGVSYVMENRRTMARVFPDLFAQHRVRPVGDYASHLLRALRAAAAANVADPMVVVLTPGVHNSAYFEHSLLARLMGVELVEGRDMFCRDNVVYLRTTEGERQVDVVYRRIDDEFLDPVHYRPDSVLGVAGIQNAARAGNVVVANAIGNGVGDDKLVYTYVPEMVKYYLNEKPLLPNVDTFRCWLPDEFDHVMAHLDELVIKPVEGSGGYGIVFGPEATKKELDTLRRKVRAHRRGWIAQPVVQLSTVPAKVDDRLAPRHVDLRPFAVNDGKDIFVLPGGLTRVALPEGSLVVNSSQGGGSKDTWVLASRASTAERELEQPALGAMSTVDGLVAEQGPELSVSQQQQQQQQS; from the coding sequence ATGTCGTTCATGAACGCCACCCCGCCCCGGCTGCCCCCGTCCGGTCGACGCGCGAGGAAGGCGACGACCAGCCGGATCGCCCGGCCGGGGGCCCGGTTCGAGGGCTACCTCTCCCCGGAACGGCCGCACGCGGGCGCGTACGACGAGATGTTCGCCGTCGACGGCACGGTCCGCGGTCCGTACCGCGCGTTGTACGAGTCGATCGCGGCGCTCGACGCGCACGACCTGAACTCGCGCTCGGCCGCGCTGGACCGGGCGATGGTCGACCAGGGCATCACGTTTTCCCTCTCCGGGCAGGAGCGGCCGTTCCCGCTGGACCTGGTGCCGCGGGTGATCCAGGCCGCCGAGTGGACGAAGCTCGAACGCGGCGTGGCCCAGCGCGTCCGCGCGCTCGAAGCGTTCCTCGCCGACGTCTACGGCGACCGGCAGATCCTGCGCGACGGCGTCCTGCCGCGGCGGCTGATCACGTCGTGCGAGCACTTCCACCGGGAGGCGTTCGGCATCACCCCGCCGAACGGCGTGCGCATCCACGTGTCCGGTGTGGACCTGGTGCGCGACGAGGAGGGCACGTTCCGGGTGCTGGAGGACAACCTCCGCAACCCGTCCGGGGTGTCGTACGTGATGGAGAACCGGCGCACGATGGCCCGGGTCTTCCCGGACCTGTTCGCCCAGCACCGGGTGCGCCCGGTCGGTGACTACGCGTCGCACCTGCTGCGGGCGCTGCGCGCGGCGGCCGCGGCGAACGTCGCCGACCCGATGGTCGTCGTGCTCACCCCCGGCGTGCACAACTCGGCGTACTTCGAGCACTCGCTGCTGGCCCGGCTGATGGGCGTCGAGCTCGTCGAAGGCCGGGACATGTTCTGCCGTGACAACGTCGTCTACCTGCGGACCACCGAGGGCGAGCGCCAGGTCGACGTCGTCTACCGGCGGATCGACGACGAGTTCCTCGATCCGGTGCACTACCGGCCGGACTCGGTGCTCGGCGTCGCCGGGATCCAGAACGCGGCGCGCGCGGGCAACGTCGTGGTCGCGAACGCCATCGGCAACGGCGTCGGCGACGACAAGCTCGTCTACACCTACGTGCCGGAAATGGTGAAGTACTACCTGAACGAGAAGCCGCTGCTGCCCAATGTGGACACCTTCCGGTGCTGGCTGCCGGACGAGTTCGACCACGTCATGGCGCACCTCGACGAACTGGTGATCAAGCCGGTCGAGGGCTCCGGCGGCTACGGGATCGTGTTCGGGCCGGAGGCGACGAAGAAGGAACTGGACACCCTGCGGCGCAAGGTCCGCGCGCACCGGCGCGGCTGGATCGCGCAACCGGTGGTCCAGCTTTCGACCGTGCCGGCCAAGGTGGACGACCGGCTCGCGCCGCGGCACGTCGACCTGCGGCCGTTCGCGGTCAACGACGGCAAGGACATCTTCGTGCTGCCCGGCGGCTTGACGCGGGTGGCGCTGCCGGAGGGCAGCCTGGTCGTCAACTCCTCCCAGGGCGGCGGCTCGAAGGACACGTGGGTGCTGGCGTCCCGCGCGTCGACGGCCGAGCGGGAGCTGGAGCAGCCCGCGCTGGGTGCGATGTCCACTGTGGACGGGCTGGTCGCCGAGCAGGGTCCGGAGCTGTCGGTATCGCAGCAGCAGCAACAGCAACAGCAGAGCTAG
- a CDS encoding ABC transporter substrate-binding protein — MARGTQLKALALLPAFALVGLTVACGAGGSGAGGVASSSAAPGASSGDTGAVAKDDALAALVPADVKTDGKIVVGQDQSYPPNEFQDGGKATGFDVDLGTAIGQVLGVQMEFQNSSFDGIIPGISAKKYEMGMSSFSINADRLQSVDMISYYSAGTSLAVLKGNPDGLKVDDLCGKKIAVQKGTTQVEDLDKKNAACTGGGKPAIEVTQLQAQTDVNLALTAKRVQGELADSPVIDYAVKQTNGLLESVGAPYDTAPYGIVLPKGSGDYGKAVQGAIQKLIDSGAYKKILDKWGLNATGAVTKSEINPAS; from the coding sequence GTGGCCCGAGGAACCCAACTCAAGGCGCTCGCCCTGTTGCCTGCGTTCGCCCTGGTCGGCTTGACCGTGGCCTGCGGTGCCGGTGGTAGCGGTGCGGGTGGCGTCGCGTCCAGCAGCGCGGCGCCCGGTGCTTCGTCGGGTGACACCGGCGCCGTCGCGAAGGACGACGCGCTCGCCGCGCTGGTGCCCGCCGACGTGAAGACCGACGGCAAGATCGTGGTCGGCCAGGACCAGAGCTACCCGCCGAACGAGTTCCAGGACGGCGGCAAGGCGACCGGCTTCGACGTCGACCTCGGCACCGCCATCGGCCAGGTGCTCGGGGTGCAGATGGAGTTCCAGAACTCCTCGTTCGACGGCATCATCCCCGGCATCAGCGCCAAGAAGTACGAGATGGGGATGTCGTCGTTCAGCATCAACGCCGACCGGCTGCAGTCGGTCGACATGATCTCCTACTACAGCGCGGGCACCTCGCTGGCCGTCCTGAAGGGCAACCCCGACGGCCTGAAGGTCGACGACCTCTGCGGCAAGAAGATCGCCGTCCAGAAGGGCACCACCCAGGTCGAGGACCTCGACAAGAAGAACGCCGCGTGCACCGGCGGCGGCAAGCCGGCCATCGAGGTCACCCAGCTGCAGGCCCAGACCGACGTCAACCTGGCCCTCACCGCCAAGCGCGTCCAGGGCGAGCTGGCCGACTCCCCGGTCATCGACTACGCGGTCAAGCAGACCAACGGCCTGCTCGAGTCCGTCGGCGCGCCCTACGACACGGCGCCCTACGGCATCGTGCTGCCGAAGGGCAGCGGCGACTACGGCAAGGCCGTGCAGGGCGCGATCCAGAAGCTGATCGACAGCGGCGCGTACAAGAAGATCCTGGACAAGTGGGGCCTCAACGCGACCGGCGCGGTCACCAAGTCGGAGATCAACCCGGCCTCCTGA
- a CDS encoding amino acid ABC transporter permease, producing MSSSEAPPAEAPIDAEPIKAVPVRHYGRWVAGVVILFVAFIVVRSVITNDALQWPVVGDYLFDDRILRGLQNTLILTVISMVIGIVGGILLAVMRLSPNPLTSGAAAIYIWLFRGTPLITQLIIWNFLALAYPRLGLGVPFGPEFVSWDTNQLITQFTASLLGLGLNEAAYMAEIVRGGIQSVDDGQLEAASALGMSRTKTLRRIILPQAMRVIIPPTGNETISMLKTTALVVVIGYYELMVAVQTIYAQNYKTVPLLLTAGAWYLFMTSVLTVVQVQIEKRFSRGTSRDVVQRQGWASRLFSRGGGNVT from the coding sequence GTGAGCTCCTCCGAAGCGCCTCCTGCCGAGGCGCCGATCGACGCCGAGCCCATCAAGGCCGTCCCGGTGCGCCACTACGGGCGCTGGGTGGCCGGGGTGGTCATCCTCTTCGTCGCGTTCATCGTGGTCCGCAGCGTGATCACGAACGATGCCCTGCAGTGGCCGGTCGTCGGGGACTACCTCTTCGACGACCGGATTCTGCGCGGCCTGCAGAACACCTTGATCCTCACGGTGATCTCGATGGTCATCGGGATCGTCGGCGGCATCCTGCTGGCCGTCATGCGCCTTTCGCCGAACCCGCTGACGTCGGGCGCGGCGGCCATCTACATCTGGCTGTTCCGCGGGACCCCGCTGATCACGCAGCTGATCATCTGGAACTTCCTGGCGCTGGCCTACCCCCGGCTCGGGCTCGGGGTGCCGTTCGGGCCGGAGTTCGTCAGCTGGGACACCAACCAGCTGATCACGCAGTTCACGGCGTCGCTGCTCGGCCTGGGCCTCAACGAAGCCGCGTACATGGCGGAAATCGTGCGCGGTGGCATCCAGTCGGTCGACGACGGCCAGCTGGAGGCGGCGAGCGCGCTCGGCATGAGCCGGACGAAGACGTTGCGGCGGATCATCCTCCCGCAGGCCATGCGGGTGATCATCCCGCCGACCGGCAACGAGACGATCTCCATGCTGAAGACGACGGCGCTGGTCGTCGTCATCGGCTACTACGAGCTGATGGTCGCGGTGCAGACCATCTACGCGCAGAACTACAAGACCGTGCCCCTGCTGCTCACCGCCGGAGCCTGGTACCTGTTCATGACGTCCGTGCTGACGGTCGTCCAGGTCCAGATCGAGAAGCGGTTCTCACGCGGCACTTCGCGTGACGTGGTCCAGCGCCAGGGCTGGGCGTCGAGGTTGTTCAGCCGGGGTGGAGGAAACGTCACATGA
- a CDS encoding amino acid ABC transporter ATP-binding protein has product MTPVVSAQRICKSFGSVDVLKGIDLEVQEREVLCLIGPSGSGKSTLLRCINHLEKIDAGRLYVDGVLVGYRQRGDKLHELREKEVAFQRKDIGMVFQRFNLFPHMTALENVMEAPIQVRREPKSQVRQRALELLDRVGLGDKAKNYPAQLSGGQQQRVAIARALAMKPKLMLFDEPTSALDPELVGDVLGVMKQLAKDGMTMVVVTHEMQFAREVADKVLFMDGGVVVEEGPPDQVIGSPREERTKSFLARVLNPNA; this is encoded by the coding sequence ATGACCCCCGTGGTGTCCGCGCAGCGGATCTGCAAGAGCTTCGGCAGCGTCGACGTCCTGAAGGGCATCGACCTCGAGGTGCAGGAGCGGGAGGTGCTCTGCCTGATCGGGCCGTCCGGCTCGGGCAAGTCGACCCTCCTGCGCTGCATCAACCACCTCGAGAAGATCGACGCCGGTCGGCTCTACGTCGACGGCGTGCTGGTCGGCTACCGGCAGCGCGGCGACAAGCTGCACGAGCTGCGCGAGAAAGAGGTCGCGTTCCAGCGCAAGGACATCGGCATGGTGTTCCAGCGCTTCAACCTCTTCCCGCACATGACGGCGCTCGAAAACGTCATGGAGGCGCCGATCCAGGTCCGGCGCGAGCCGAAGTCCCAGGTGCGACAGCGCGCGCTGGAGCTGCTGGACCGCGTCGGCCTCGGCGACAAGGCGAAGAACTACCCGGCGCAGCTGTCCGGCGGGCAGCAGCAGCGCGTCGCCATCGCCCGGGCGCTGGCGATGAAGCCGAAGCTGATGCTGTTCGACGAACCGACGTCCGCGCTGGACCCGGAGCTCGTCGGCGACGTCCTGGGCGTGATGAAGCAGCTCGCCAAGGACGGCATGACCATGGTCGTCGTCACGCACGAGATGCAGTTCGCGCGCGAGGTGGCGGACAAGGTCCTGTTCATGGACGGCGGCGTCGTCGTCGAAGAGGGCCCGCCCGACCAGGTCATCGGGAGCCCGCGCGAGGAGCGGACCAAGTCGTTCCTCGCCCGGGTGCTGAACCCGAACGCCTGA
- a CDS encoding oxidoreductase has protein sequence MTTESALPPLDPFAGIPDRRYEVRAEDLLKPGNAGLLRWRRQATNAPTVYVEDAYITGTLDLRAADLKFLFRFERCRFEHPPDVREANLLGLVFRKCWLPGLKARNMRSRNDVRLIRSVVQVDGADREIEETTVQRGDDRERGMPNAAVNFTDAVIEGSMVLTRTVISHPHGKAIHADRLVLTGALLAYRMVANGEVRLPGLRTGGNVNFSGATLNNPDGFALNGNGLHIGGSLLCEVDNYGPASQRKRFSATGIVYLPSATVDSDIVLREAKLTVSQHGPIAVDAWKSNDPYLDPRPALVADRLRVDGNVELSDGLQALGTLRMVNARIGGSLRLAGAEIRVERGKSQPYYDRALHLDGTEIGGDIEATSLRVPAGQLRLADVTVGGNFLAWNSMFRHPGRDVFSARRSKIAGNFQLTDATIHGTLRLQGVEVGGSINLAGTRLTEPGLRATSSFSLDVRTGRIGRDLTLRDNNGRPFTAEGGVNLDGAQVARRVDLRGSELRSLPPFHVALDAGDVAADEFTLTPNLPPEGRIVLRRAHCGTLTDNDEFWAASDGIELEDFRYDALGRGIPLDDDKALDHRIELLRKAMRGYRPGPYDQLAHMLRAAGNEEHASTVALRKQQFRYEALAGGFKFFGPGVRLWSWLQRSMVGYGYRPVRALGWLFTLLVLGSLWFGLGTDDCIHWATSDPAHQIIANGPRCVVNQQDTGLQWNPVIYTADLLVPIVDFGNKSRWYMHGPDNWVAAGFTASGWILATTVAAGVSRMLRRES, from the coding sequence TTGACGACCGAAAGCGCGCTGCCCCCTCTCGACCCCTTCGCCGGCATTCCCGATCGCCGGTACGAGGTCAGGGCCGAAGACCTGCTGAAACCCGGCAACGCCGGGCTGCTGCGCTGGCGGCGGCAGGCGACGAACGCCCCGACCGTCTACGTCGAGGACGCCTACATCACCGGCACGCTCGACCTGCGCGCCGCGGACCTCAAGTTCCTGTTCCGGTTCGAGCGCTGCCGGTTCGAGCACCCGCCGGACGTGCGCGAGGCGAACCTGCTCGGCCTGGTGTTCCGCAAGTGCTGGCTGCCCGGCCTCAAGGCCCGCAACATGCGCAGCCGCAACGACGTCCGGCTGATCCGCAGCGTCGTGCAGGTCGACGGCGCCGACCGCGAGATCGAGGAGACGACCGTCCAGCGCGGCGACGACCGCGAACGAGGGATGCCGAACGCCGCCGTCAACTTCACCGACGCGGTGATCGAGGGGTCGATGGTGCTCACCCGCACCGTCATCTCGCACCCGCACGGCAAGGCGATCCACGCCGACCGGCTCGTGCTGACCGGCGCGCTGCTGGCCTACCGGATGGTCGCGAACGGCGAAGTCCGGCTCCCCGGCTTGCGGACCGGCGGCAACGTCAACTTCTCCGGCGCCACGCTGAACAACCCGGACGGCTTCGCGCTCAACGGCAACGGCCTGCACATCGGCGGCAGTCTCCTCTGCGAAGTCGACAACTACGGACCGGCCAGCCAGCGCAAACGCTTCTCCGCGACCGGCATCGTCTACCTGCCGAGCGCCACGGTCGACAGCGACATCGTGCTGCGCGAAGCGAAGCTGACGGTGTCCCAGCACGGGCCGATCGCCGTCGACGCGTGGAAGTCCAACGACCCGTACCTGGACCCGCGGCCCGCGCTGGTCGCCGACCGCCTGCGCGTCGACGGCAACGTCGAGCTCTCGGACGGCCTCCAGGCGCTGGGGACGTTGCGCATGGTCAACGCCCGCATCGGCGGCTCGCTGCGGCTGGCCGGCGCCGAGATCAGGGTCGAGCGCGGCAAGTCGCAGCCGTACTACGACCGCGCGCTGCACCTGGACGGCACCGAGATCGGCGGCGACATCGAGGCGACGAGCCTGCGCGTGCCCGCCGGTCAGCTCCGGCTGGCCGACGTGACGGTCGGCGGCAACTTCCTGGCGTGGAACTCGATGTTCCGCCACCCCGGCCGTGACGTGTTCTCGGCCCGCCGGTCCAAGATCGCGGGCAACTTCCAGCTGACGGACGCCACGATCCACGGCACGCTGCGGCTGCAAGGCGTCGAGGTCGGCGGTTCGATCAACCTGGCGGGCACCCGCCTGACGGAGCCGGGCCTGCGCGCGACCAGCAGTTTCTCGCTCGACGTCCGCACCGGCCGGATCGGCCGCGACCTGACGCTCCGCGACAACAACGGCCGCCCGTTCACCGCCGAGGGCGGCGTCAACCTGGACGGCGCCCAGGTCGCGCGCCGCGTCGACCTGCGGGGTTCGGAGCTACGGTCGCTGCCCCCGTTCCACGTGGCCCTGGACGCGGGCGACGTCGCGGCGGACGAGTTCACGCTGACCCCGAACCTGCCCCCGGAAGGCCGCATCGTCCTGCGTCGCGCGCACTGCGGAACGCTGACCGACAACGACGAGTTCTGGGCCGCGTCCGACGGCATCGAGCTCGAGGACTTCCGCTACGACGCCCTCGGCCGAGGCATCCCCCTCGACGACGACAAGGCCCTCGACCACCGCATCGAGCTCCTGCGAAAAGCGATGCGCGGGTACCGGCCGGGCCCGTACGACCAGCTGGCCCACATGCTGCGCGCGGCGGGCAACGAGGAGCACGCCTCGACGGTGGCGTTGCGCAAACAGCAGTTCCGGTACGAGGCCCTGGCCGGGGGTTTCAAGTTCTTCGGCCCGGGCGTGCGGCTGTGGAGCTGGCTGCAGCGATCGATGGTCGGCTACGGCTACCGCCCGGTCCGCGCCCTCGGCTGGCTGTTCACGCTGCTGGTCCTGGGCAGCCTGTGGTTCGGCCTGGGCACGGACGACTGCATCCACTGGGCGACGTCGGACCCGGCCCACCAGATCATCGCGAACGGCCCGCGGTGCGTGGTGAACCAGCAGGACACGGGCCTGCAGTGGAACCCGGTGATCTACACGGCCGACTTGCTGGTGCCGATCGTGGACTTCGGCAACAAGAGCCGCTGGTACATGCACGGCCCGGACAACTGGGTGGCGGCTGGCTTCACGGCGTCGGGCTGGATCCTGGCGACCACGGTGGCGGCGGGCGTGAGCCGGATGCTGCGCCGGGAGAGCTGA
- a CDS encoding NHL domain-containing thioredoxin family protein, which yields MRAPELRGDVWLNTGGRALTLAELRGRIVLLDFWTSGCINCLHVLDELRPLEAEFADVLVTIGVHSPKFLHEGERASIEAAVRRYDVHHAVVNDPKMELWSQYAVRAWPTLAVVDPEGYVVHVAAGEGHEEALRRVIADLVAKHEAKGTLRRGGSPYVPVEEQPGELRFPSKAVATAEGRILVADTGHHSIVEFASDGETVIRRFGSGARGGQDGPFDVATFAEPSGVALLPYDVAERVGYHAVVADTAGHRLRGLDLITGEVTTVAGTGAQWRTGPDSGKGADVDLTSPWDVAWWGPAGGVVVAMAGNHTLGVFDPVSGTIRRFAGTTVEGLRDGDVGEAFFAQTSGLAVEGDKLWLVDAETSALRWIEPDGESFTVHTAIGVDLFSFGHTDGPADQALLQHPLGLAVLAGDKIAIADTYNGAVRSFDVFTREVTTIATGLAEPQGLLVHEGELLVVESAGNRVGPLPASEATVVTGDAHAVRRPPTVLAPGEIDFSVVFTAPPGEKLDDRFGPSTRLEVSASPPELLADGTGTGTNLTRKIRLADGVTEGVLQVVAQAASCDDGGEHPACRITRQDWGVPVRLEPGGARELSLVMAGAPRTDG from the coding sequence GTGCGTGCCCCCGAGCTGCGCGGCGACGTCTGGCTGAACACCGGCGGCCGCGCGCTGACCCTCGCCGAGCTGCGCGGGCGCATCGTGCTGCTGGACTTCTGGACCAGTGGCTGCATCAACTGCCTCCACGTGCTCGACGAGCTGCGCCCGCTCGAGGCCGAGTTCGCGGACGTGCTGGTCACGATCGGGGTCCACTCGCCGAAGTTCCTGCACGAGGGCGAGCGCGCGTCGATCGAAGCCGCCGTCCGGCGCTACGACGTGCACCACGCCGTGGTCAACGACCCGAAGATGGAGCTGTGGTCGCAGTACGCGGTCCGCGCGTGGCCGACGCTCGCGGTCGTCGACCCCGAGGGCTACGTCGTGCACGTCGCCGCTGGTGAGGGGCACGAAGAGGCCCTTCGCCGGGTGATCGCCGACCTCGTGGCGAAGCACGAGGCCAAGGGCACGCTCCGCCGCGGCGGCAGCCCGTACGTCCCGGTCGAGGAGCAGCCCGGCGAGCTGCGGTTCCCGAGCAAGGCCGTCGCCACCGCCGAGGGCCGGATCCTCGTCGCGGACACGGGGCACCACTCGATCGTCGAGTTCGCTTCGGACGGCGAGACCGTCATCCGCCGCTTCGGCAGCGGGGCCCGCGGCGGGCAGGACGGCCCGTTCGACGTCGCGACCTTCGCCGAGCCGTCGGGCGTCGCGCTCCTGCCGTACGACGTCGCCGAGCGGGTCGGTTACCACGCCGTCGTCGCCGACACCGCTGGTCACCGGCTGCGCGGTCTCGACCTCATCACCGGCGAGGTGACGACGGTCGCCGGCACCGGCGCCCAGTGGCGCACCGGGCCGGACTCGGGCAAGGGCGCCGACGTCGACCTCACGAGTCCGTGGGACGTCGCCTGGTGGGGACCGGCGGGCGGGGTCGTCGTCGCGATGGCGGGCAATCACACGCTGGGCGTGTTCGACCCGGTGTCGGGCACGATCCGCCGCTTCGCCGGGACGACCGTCGAAGGCCTTCGAGACGGCGACGTCGGCGAAGCGTTCTTCGCGCAGACGTCCGGCCTGGCCGTGGAGGGCGACAAGCTGTGGCTCGTCGACGCGGAGACGTCGGCGCTGCGCTGGATCGAGCCGGACGGCGAGTCCTTCACCGTCCACACGGCCATCGGCGTCGACCTCTTTTCCTTCGGCCACACCGACGGCCCGGCCGACCAGGCGCTGCTGCAGCACCCGCTGGGCCTCGCCGTGCTGGCCGGCGACAAGATCGCGATCGCCGACACCTACAACGGCGCCGTCCGCTCCTTCGACGTCTTCACCCGCGAGGTGACGACGATCGCGACCGGCCTCGCCGAGCCGCAGGGGCTGCTGGTGCACGAGGGTGAGCTGCTGGTCGTCGAGTCCGCGGGCAACCGCGTCGGCCCGCTGCCGGCGAGCGAGGCGACGGTCGTCACCGGCGACGCGCACGCCGTGCGCCGCCCGCCGACGGTGCTCGCGCCGGGCGAGATCGACTTTTCGGTGGTGTTCACGGCCCCGCCCGGCGAGAAGCTGGACGACCGCTTCGGCCCGTCGACGCGTCTGGAGGTCAGCGCGTCGCCGCCCGAGCTGCTGGCCGACGGCACCGGCACCGGCACGAACCTGACCCGTAAGATCCGCCTGGCCGACGGCGTCACCGAGGGCGTTCTGCAGGTCGTGGCCCAGGCCGCGAGCTGCGACGACGGCGGCGAGCACCCGGCGTGCCGGATCACGCGGCAGGACTGGGGCGTCCCGGTCCGGCTCGAGCCGGGCGGCGCGCGGGAACTGAGCCTGGTCATGGCCGGTGCACCGCGGACCGACGGGTAA
- a CDS encoding co-chaperone GroES, with product MHAVSDGAKLEIQMLHDRVLVRLSPEEGERRSSGGIVIPATAQVARRLAWGDVLGVGNSVRNVKTGDRVLFNPEDQLEVEIQGEGHLVMRERDIHAVATERTEQGTGLYL from the coding sequence ATGCACGCCGTGTCTGACGGGGCGAAACTCGAGATCCAGATGCTGCACGACCGCGTCCTCGTGCGGCTGTCCCCGGAGGAAGGCGAGCGCCGCAGCAGCGGCGGCATCGTGATCCCCGCGACGGCGCAGGTCGCACGCCGGCTCGCGTGGGGTGATGTACTGGGCGTGGGCAACAGCGTGCGCAACGTGAAGACGGGCGACCGCGTGCTCTTCAACCCGGAGGACCAGCTCGAGGTCGAAATCCAGGGCGAAGGGCACCTCGTGATGCGCGAACGCGACATCCACGCGGTGGCGACGGAGCGAACCGAGCAGGGCACGGGGCTCTACCTGTAG